From Halichoerus grypus chromosome 6, mHalGry1.hap1.1, whole genome shotgun sequence, one genomic window encodes:
- the GREP1 gene encoding glycine-rich extracellular protein 1, producing the protein MTSPSADMATVTEEEIAMGFGGGMKCQKPGFGNGNGLGAQPGPAVPVGYGPGIGEGGKPQKPVYRNGLGAGAFPGQGAQPALGRGMSPPKLGYTPGLGLQLPAGPCDGRVPPLLPRPPTSGVPSDKGGGWGPKSQPSPPGQNGKFPALTPAIQWGLKPQKAGYQPLNGYGPGTALGFGGALKPQKVGFAYGNGLGAGIFPEAHSQPALGLALKPGSGTGGEYPGVRRQPATYGQLRPELGPGPFGNPEVKRGSSGPLGNGYGGPCPLGKC; encoded by the exons ATGACGTCCCCGAGTGCAGACATGGCAACCGTAACGGAAGAGGAGATTGCGATGG GCTTTGGTGGGGGCATGAAGTGCCAGAAGCCAG gattCGGGAATGGCAACGGGCTGGGAGCCCAGCCAG GCCCTGCGGTTCCCGTGGGCTATGGACCAG GCATTGGTGAGGGCGGGAAGCCGCAGAAGCCAG TTTACAGGAATGGGCTGGGAGCTGGAGCCTTCCCAGGCCAGGGGGCCCAGCCag ccctgggaaggGGCATGAGCCCTCCAAAGCTAG GATACACgccagggctggggctgcagctCCCAGCAG GTCCCTGCGATGGGAGGGTCCCTCCACTGCTCCCCAGGCCTCCCACTTCGGGGGTCCCTTCTGATAAAGGGGGCGGCTGGGGCCCCAAATCTCAGCCCTCTCCCCCAGGGCAGAATGGCAAGTTCCCAG CACTGACTCCGGCCATCCAGTGGGGGCTGAAACCTCAGAAAGCAG GATACCAGCCCCTGAATGGCTATGGACCAGGAACAGCACTGG GCTTTGGTGGTGCCCTCAAGCCTCAGAAAGTCG GTTTTGCTTACGGGAATGGTCTGGGAGCTGGGATCTTCCCTGAGGCCCACTCGCAGCCAG CCCTGGGGCTTGCCTTGAAGCCTGGATCTGGGACTGGAGGCGAATATCCAGGGGTCAGGAGGCAGCCAG cgACCTATGGACAGCTGAGGCCAGAGCTGGGCCCTGGACCCTTCG GCAACCCTGAGGTGAAGAGAGGCAGCAGTGGCCCACTGGGAAATGGCTATGGAG GCCCCTGCCCTCTCGGGAAATGCTGA
- the CLDN9 gene encoding claudin-9 has product MASTALELLGMTLAVLGWLGTLVSCALPLWKVTAFIGNSIVVAQVVWEGLWMSCVVQSTGQMQCKVYDSLLALPQDLQAARALCVVALLLALLGLLMAITGAQCTTCVEDEGAKARIMLTAGVLLLLSGILVLIPVCWTAHAIIQDFYNPLVAEALKRELGASLYLGWAAAALLMLGGGLLCCTCPPPQIDRPRGPRLGYSIPSRSGASGLDKRDYV; this is encoded by the coding sequence ATGGCTTCAACTGCCCTTGAACTCCTGGGCATGACCCTGGCTGTGCTGGGCTGGCTGGGCACCCTGGTGTCCTGTGCCCTGCCCCTGTGGAAGGTGACCGCCTTCATCGGCAACAGCATCGTGGTGGCCCAGGTGGTGTGGGAGGGGCTGTGGATGTCCTGCGTGGTGCAGAGCACAGGCCAGATGCAGTGCAAGGTGTACGACTCCCTGCTGGCGCTGCCCCAGGACCTGCAGGCCGCCCGCGCCCTCTGCGTCGTCGCCCTCCTCTTGGCCCTGCTCGGGCTGCTGATGGCCATCACTGGGGCCCAGTGCACCACCTGCGTGGAGGACGAAGGTGCCAAGGCCCGCATCATGCTCACCGCGggggtcctcctcctcctctcggGGATCCTGGTGCTCATCCCCGTCTGCTGGACTGCGCACGCGATCATCCAGGACTTCTACAACCCCCTGGTGGCCGAGGCCCTCAAGCGGGAGCTGGGGGCCTCCCTCTACCTGGGCTGGGCCGCTgctgccctgctcatgctgggGGGGGGCCTCCTCTGCTGCACGTGCCCTCCACCCCAGATCGACCGGCCCCGAGGACCGAGGCTGGGTTACTCCATCCCCTCCCGCTCAGGTGCATCTGGGCTGGACAAGAGGGACTACGTATGA